Proteins from one Streptomyces sp. 840.1 genomic window:
- a CDS encoding carbohydrate-binding protein → MPSPARTTRRAARAAMVLAVTAAVAVAVPPAQAAPDTAPATAAAAAPAPAAQQGQARKPFMGWSSWSMQTSSYPGLNPTGQYSYLTEANVLKQADAMAAKLKRFGYEYINIDAGWWRDQDWTPEFDGHGRQQADPERFPRGMKPVADDLHRKGLKAGIYLPVGLEKEGYGDGKLPVWNAPGCTTGDIVHSDLRTTNGWDSSYKIDFSRPCAQKYIDSQAQLIADWGYDFLKLDGVGPGSFKSGDNYDNRADVAAWKKAIARAGRPVHLEISWSLDVDYADSWKENSDGWRVDTDVECYCETLVTWDSSVKARWRDTPAWTRHAGPGGWNDLDAIDVGNGEMDGLTKAERQSYMTLWSIAKSPLYSGDDLTKLDAYGISLLTNREVLRVNQQPGAPAHPVTTAGDEQVWAARNTDGSYTVALFNLGSSPAPVTARWSALGFSGKASVRDLWNKENLGQHKDAITEALPAHGSRLFTVTPHGSGLRTTAYEAESPANTLSGHAEVADCDDCSGGKKVGNLYEGGSLGFGNIEAARAGTYYVNVAYTSGDERSVEVSANGKPATKRIFPSSGGWGAAGTISVPVTLRAGRNTVTFDSGASGYSPDIDRIDVPKRS, encoded by the coding sequence ATGCCCTCCCCCGCCCGCACCACGAGACGAGCCGCGCGCGCCGCGATGGTCCTCGCCGTCACGGCCGCCGTCGCCGTCGCCGTACCTCCGGCGCAGGCCGCTCCCGACACCGCCCCGGCCACGGCGGCGGCCGCCGCGCCGGCGCCCGCCGCCCAACAGGGCCAGGCCCGAAAGCCGTTCATGGGGTGGAGCAGCTGGTCGATGCAGACCAGCTCGTACCCCGGCCTCAACCCCACCGGCCAGTACAGCTACCTCACCGAGGCGAACGTCCTCAAGCAGGCCGACGCCATGGCCGCCAAGCTGAAGCGGTTCGGCTACGAGTACATCAACATCGACGCGGGCTGGTGGCGCGACCAGGACTGGACGCCGGAGTTCGACGGCCACGGGCGCCAGCAGGCCGACCCGGAACGTTTCCCGCGCGGAATGAAGCCGGTCGCCGACGATCTCCACCGCAAGGGCCTCAAGGCCGGCATCTACCTGCCGGTCGGCCTGGAGAAGGAGGGGTACGGCGACGGCAAGCTGCCGGTCTGGAACGCACCGGGCTGCACCACCGGGGACATCGTCCACAGCGATCTGCGCACGACGAACGGCTGGGACAGCTCCTACAAGATCGACTTCTCGCGGCCGTGCGCCCAGAAGTACATCGACTCCCAGGCCCAGTTGATCGCCGACTGGGGATACGACTTCCTCAAGCTCGACGGTGTCGGCCCGGGTTCCTTCAAGAGCGGTGACAACTACGACAACCGGGCGGACGTCGCCGCCTGGAAGAAGGCCATCGCGCGCGCCGGACGCCCCGTCCACCTGGAGATCTCCTGGTCGCTGGATGTCGACTACGCCGACAGCTGGAAGGAGAACTCCGACGGCTGGCGGGTGGACACCGACGTGGAGTGCTACTGCGAGACGCTGGTGACGTGGGACAGCTCGGTCAAGGCCCGCTGGCGCGACACCCCCGCCTGGACCCGGCACGCGGGTCCGGGCGGCTGGAACGACCTGGACGCGATCGACGTCGGCAACGGCGAGATGGACGGACTGACGAAGGCCGAGCGGCAGAGCTACATGACGCTGTGGTCCATCGCCAAGTCGCCGCTCTACTCGGGTGACGACCTGACGAAGCTGGACGCGTACGGCATCTCGCTGCTGACCAACCGCGAAGTGCTCCGGGTCAACCAGCAGCCGGGCGCCCCGGCCCACCCCGTCACGACGGCGGGCGACGAGCAGGTCTGGGCGGCCAGGAACACCGACGGCAGCTACACCGTGGCGCTGTTCAACCTCGGCTCGTCGCCCGCCCCGGTGACGGCCCGCTGGTCGGCCCTCGGCTTCAGCGGCAAGGCCTCCGTGCGCGACCTGTGGAACAAGGAGAACCTGGGACAGCACAAGGACGCCATCACCGAGGCCCTGCCCGCACACGGTTCGCGGCTGTTCACCGTCACCCCGCACGGCTCCGGGCTGCGGACCACGGCGTACGAGGCGGAGTCCCCGGCCAACACGCTCTCCGGCCACGCCGAGGTCGCCGACTGCGACGACTGCTCCGGCGGCAAGAAGGTCGGCAACCTCTACGAGGGCGGCTCGCTGGGCTTCGGGAACATCGAGGCGGCGCGGGCCGGAACGTACTACGTCAACGTGGCCTACACCTCCGGTGACGAGCGGTCCGTCGAGGTCTCGGCCAACGGGAAGCCGGCCACGAAGAGGATCTTCCCGTCCAGCGGGGGCTGGGGCGCGGCCGGGACCATCAGCGTCCCCGTCACGCTCAGGGCCGGCCGCAACACCGTCACCTTCGACAGCGGCGCCTCGGGCTACTCGCCCGACATCGACCGGATCGACGTACCCAAGCGGAGCTGA
- a CDS encoding glycoside hydrolase family 95 protein gives MNDQHPHPQLPAQPGPEHPSRRRLLTLAAAVGSATALGALPAFAAAPAPERPAAAPPRSPGRATELWYRAPASADSMIGQALPVGNGRLGALVGNDPARELLHITDATLWTGGINDELDADGQFPYGRADFGSFTLLGNVTVDIPDHELSAVSGYRRGLDLAQGVITSHYTRSGVTYERSVFASRPDDVVVIRFTQRGGGHYTGTLALEGTHGETTSADGRGAELSLADSFDNGLRYGAVVLAQSRSGKVSTDGGRITFTRCADLTVVISGGTDYAPDAAEGYRDPGLDPLALARTKARNAAAVSATDLLHTHVADHRGLFDRMALDLGASTPQQRSLDTWERLRARTAQGDPDPELEALYLQFGRYLMISGSRGGLPVALQGLWLDGNDPDWMGDYHTDINIQMNYWMADRAGLSPCFDALTDYCLAQLPSWTEVTGSHFQDPANRFRNSSGKVAGWTVAFSTNIHGGLGWWWHPAGNAWLCNSLWEHYEFTQDRSHVARIFPMLKGACEFWEARLLTTTVTDAATGERREVLIADSDWSPEHGPQDAKGNTYAQEVVRDLFLHFEEACALLGRDARYGAAVARMRERLYLPEVSPKTGWLQEWMSPDNLGETTHRHLSPLISLFPGDRIRPGAVSDELLAGATALLEARGMENFGWANAWRAMCWARLKNADNAYQLVVNNLRPSVSSSNGSAMNLFDIYQAEPDRGIFQIDANFGTPTAMIEMLLYSRPGHIELLPALPAAWAGSGSVTGLGARGGFVVDLSWRDGKVREARIRSVGGRTTEVSWQGVTRRVELRPGGSVTLRKF, from the coding sequence GTGAACGACCAGCACCCGCACCCGCAGCTGCCCGCGCAGCCCGGTCCCGAACACCCCAGCCGCCGCCGTCTGCTCACGCTCGCAGCCGCCGTCGGTTCGGCCACCGCCCTGGGCGCGCTGCCCGCCTTCGCCGCCGCGCCGGCCCCCGAGCGGCCCGCCGCGGCCCCGCCGCGCTCACCCGGCCGGGCCACCGAGCTGTGGTACCGGGCCCCCGCATCCGCCGACTCGATGATCGGGCAGGCCCTCCCGGTGGGCAACGGCCGGCTCGGCGCGCTCGTCGGCAACGACCCCGCCCGCGAGCTGCTGCACATCACCGACGCCACCCTGTGGACCGGCGGGATCAACGACGAGCTGGACGCGGACGGCCAGTTCCCTTACGGACGTGCGGACTTCGGAAGCTTCACGCTGCTGGGCAACGTGACGGTCGACATCCCGGACCACGAGCTGTCCGCGGTGTCCGGCTACCGCCGGGGCCTCGACCTGGCCCAGGGCGTCATCACCTCCCACTACACCCGCTCCGGTGTGACGTACGAGCGCAGCGTCTTCGCCAGCAGGCCGGACGACGTCGTGGTCATCCGGTTCACCCAGCGCGGCGGCGGCCACTACACCGGCACGCTCGCGCTGGAGGGCACGCACGGCGAGACCACCTCGGCGGACGGGCGCGGTGCGGAGCTGTCCCTGGCGGACTCGTTCGACAACGGGCTGCGCTACGGGGCGGTCGTCCTGGCGCAGAGCCGCAGCGGCAAGGTGTCCACGGACGGCGGCCGGATCACCTTCACCCGGTGCGCCGACCTCACCGTGGTGATCAGCGGCGGGACCGACTACGCCCCCGACGCGGCCGAGGGCTACCGCGACCCGGGGCTCGACCCGCTCGCCCTCGCACGCACCAAGGCCCGCAACGCGGCCGCCGTCTCCGCCACCGATCTGCTGCACACCCATGTGGCCGACCACCGGGGCCTGTTCGACCGCATGGCCCTGGATCTGGGGGCCTCGACGCCGCAGCAGCGTTCCCTGGACACCTGGGAGCGGCTGCGGGCCCGTACCGCACAGGGCGATCCCGATCCGGAACTGGAGGCCCTGTACCTCCAGTTCGGCCGGTACCTCATGATCTCCGGGTCACGGGGCGGGCTGCCGGTCGCCCTCCAGGGCCTCTGGCTGGACGGCAACGACCCCGACTGGATGGGTGATTACCACACCGACATCAACATCCAGATGAACTACTGGATGGCCGACCGCGCGGGGCTGTCCCCCTGCTTCGACGCGCTAACGGACTACTGTCTCGCGCAGCTCCCGTCCTGGACCGAGGTGACCGGCAGTCACTTCCAGGACCCGGCCAACCGCTTCCGCAACTCCAGTGGCAAGGTCGCCGGCTGGACCGTGGCGTTCTCCACGAACATCCACGGCGGTCTCGGCTGGTGGTGGCACCCGGCGGGCAACGCCTGGCTGTGCAACTCCCTCTGGGAGCACTACGAGTTCACCCAGGACCGGTCGCACGTGGCGCGCATCTTCCCGATGCTGAAGGGTGCCTGCGAGTTCTGGGAGGCGCGGCTGCTGACCACGACCGTCACCGATGCCGCGACGGGCGAACGGCGGGAGGTCCTGATCGCGGACAGCGACTGGTCCCCGGAGCACGGGCCGCAGGACGCGAAGGGCAACACCTACGCCCAGGAGGTGGTCCGGGACCTCTTCCTGCACTTCGAGGAGGCGTGCGCGCTGCTCGGCCGCGACGCGCGGTACGGCGCGGCGGTGGCGAGGATGCGCGAGCGGCTGTACCTGCCCGAGGTCAGCCCCAAGACCGGCTGGCTCCAGGAGTGGATGTCCCCGGACAACCTGGGCGAGACGACACACCGCCATCTGTCGCCGCTGATCAGCCTCTTCCCCGGGGACCGGATCCGGCCGGGCGCGGTCTCCGACGAGCTGCTGGCGGGGGCCACCGCGCTGCTGGAGGCCCGCGGCATGGAGAACTTCGGCTGGGCCAATGCCTGGCGTGCGATGTGCTGGGCACGGCTGAAGAACGCCGACAACGCCTACCAGCTCGTCGTCAACAACCTGCGGCCCTCGGTCAGCAGCAGCAACGGCTCCGCGATGAACCTGTTCGACATCTACCAGGCCGAGCCGGACCGGGGGATCTTCCAGATCGACGCCAACTTCGGTACGCCGACGGCCATGATCGAGATGCTCCTCTACTCGCGGCCCGGCCACATCGAGCTGCTGCCCGCCCTGCCGGCGGCGTGGGCGGGTTCGGGCTCGGTCACCGGACTGGGCGCGCGCGGCGGCTTCGTGGTGGACCTGAGCTGGCGCGACGGGAAGGTGCGCGAGGCGCGGATCCGCAGTGTCGGCGGCCGCACCACCGAGGTGAGCTGGCAGGGCGTGACCCGGCGGGTGGAACTGCGGCCCGGCGGCTCGGTCACCCTGCGGAAGTTCTGA
- a CDS encoding xanthine dehydrogenase family protein molybdopterin-binding subunit yields the protein MTTTTDSAAFTGAVGSGRTRVEGHDKVTGAARYAGEIPFADLAHGWLVLSTVARGRIREVRDAEVLAMPGVLTVLHHGNAPRVDTDYVGMLGRPNPVVGLFQHDRVPFVGWPVAMVVAETSEQAREAAEALVVRYDEEEPHDVAFFAGHSGAYVPPSGVMAEAETSKGDLEAELAAAAFVVDEDYTTPEEHHSSMEPHAATARWDDGRLDVVDSNQGSSWVAAELALVFSLDPSAVRVRSEHIGGAFGSKGLSPHQVAAVMGATVLQRPVRVVLTRRQMFSLVGFRSPTAQRVRLGADADGRLRAFDHRAQSLTSTVHEFVETSAVLGRVLYDADAHRTGHTLVRLDVPSPTWMRAPGEAPGSFAVESALDELAEKCGVDPVALRIRNDTAVGPVSGLPFSSRNLVACFEEGARRFGWADRDPRPGVRREGRWLLGTGTAAATYPSGVSPSTAAVTAEQDGGFTVRINAADIGTGARTAMTLVAADALEVSPDRVLVRIGDSDLGSAMIAGGSMGTRSWAWAVMLAARELRERLALGGGIPPEGITARSNTAEVIGTLPQLERHSFGAQFAEAAVDVTTGEVRVRRLLGIYAAGTIVNPLTARSQFIGGMTWGLSMALHEEAIRDQASGGHVGADLAGYHFASHADVPVIEADWVDDQVPGDPIGIKGIGEIGVVGVAAAIANAVWHATGVRHRELPIRPDRVLRAAQEAPRV from the coding sequence ATGACCACGACGACCGACAGCGCGGCGTTCACCGGGGCCGTCGGCTCGGGCCGAACCCGGGTGGAGGGCCACGACAAGGTCACCGGAGCCGCCCGCTACGCGGGTGAGATCCCCTTCGCGGACCTCGCCCACGGCTGGCTGGTGCTCTCGACGGTGGCCCGCGGCCGGATCCGCGAGGTGCGGGACGCCGAGGTACTGGCCATGCCCGGAGTCCTCACGGTCCTGCACCACGGGAACGCGCCGCGCGTCGACACCGACTACGTCGGCATGCTGGGACGGCCCAACCCGGTCGTCGGCCTCTTCCAGCACGACCGGGTGCCCTTCGTGGGCTGGCCGGTGGCGATGGTCGTGGCCGAGACGTCCGAACAGGCCCGGGAGGCGGCAGAGGCGCTGGTCGTCCGCTACGACGAGGAGGAGCCGCACGACGTGGCGTTCTTCGCCGGACACTCCGGTGCCTACGTCCCGCCGAGCGGCGTGATGGCCGAGGCCGAGACGTCCAAGGGCGATCTGGAGGCCGAGCTGGCAGCGGCCGCCTTCGTCGTGGACGAGGACTACACCACGCCCGAGGAACACCACAGCTCGATGGAGCCGCACGCGGCGACGGCCCGCTGGGACGACGGCCGGCTCGACGTCGTCGACTCCAACCAGGGCAGCTCCTGGGTGGCCGCCGAGCTCGCACTGGTCTTCTCCCTCGACCCGTCAGCCGTCCGGGTGCGCTCCGAGCACATCGGAGGGGCCTTCGGCTCGAAGGGCCTGAGTCCCCATCAGGTGGCTGCGGTGATGGGCGCGACCGTCCTCCAGCGTCCCGTACGCGTCGTGCTGACCCGGCGCCAGATGTTCTCGCTGGTGGGGTTCCGCAGCCCCACGGCGCAGCGCGTCAGGCTCGGCGCCGACGCGGACGGCCGGCTGCGCGCGTTCGACCACCGGGCACAGAGCCTGACGTCGACCGTGCACGAGTTCGTCGAGACGAGCGCCGTGCTGGGGCGGGTCCTGTACGACGCCGACGCGCACCGTACCGGGCACACGCTGGTACGGCTCGACGTGCCGTCCCCGACGTGGATGCGCGCACCGGGCGAGGCGCCGGGGTCCTTCGCCGTCGAATCGGCGCTCGACGAACTGGCCGAGAAGTGCGGCGTGGACCCGGTCGCGCTGCGCATCCGCAACGACACCGCGGTGGGGCCCGTGTCGGGGCTGCCGTTCAGCAGCCGCAACCTGGTGGCCTGTTTCGAGGAGGGCGCCCGCAGGTTCGGCTGGGCGGACCGCGACCCGCGACCCGGTGTGCGCCGCGAGGGCCGCTGGCTGCTCGGGACCGGAACAGCCGCGGCCACCTACCCCTCGGGGGTCAGCCCCTCCACCGCCGCCGTGACCGCGGAGCAGGACGGCGGCTTCACCGTGCGGATCAACGCGGCGGACATCGGGACGGGTGCCAGGACCGCGATGACGCTGGTCGCCGCGGACGCCCTGGAGGTGTCCCCGGACCGGGTCCTGGTGCGGATCGGCGACAGCGATCTGGGCTCGGCGATGATCGCCGGCGGCTCGATGGGCACCCGCTCCTGGGCCTGGGCGGTCATGCTGGCGGCCCGCGAACTGCGGGAGCGGCTGGCCCTGGGCGGGGGTATTCCGCCGGAGGGGATCACCGCGAGGTCGAACACCGCCGAGGTCATCGGCACCCTCCCGCAGCTGGAACGGCACTCCTTCGGTGCGCAGTTCGCCGAGGCGGCCGTGGACGTCACCACCGGCGAGGTGCGGGTGCGCAGGCTGCTCGGCATCTACGCCGCGGGCACCATCGTCAATCCGCTGACCGCCCGCAGCCAGTTCATCGGCGGAATGACCTGGGGGCTGTCGATGGCCCTGCACGAGGAGGCGATCAGGGACCAGGCCTCCGGCGGCCACGTCGGGGCTGACCTCGCCGGCTACCACTTCGCCTCGCACGCCGATGTGCCGGTCATCGAGGCGGACTGGGTGGACGACCAGGTGCCCGGCGACCCCATCGGGATCAAGGGCATCGGCGAGATCGGAGTCGTCGGCGTCGCCGCGGCGATCGCCAACGCGGTGTGGCACGCCACCGGCGTCCGCCACCGGGAACTGCCGATCCGGCCCGACCGCGTCCTGCGCGCGGCGCAGGAGGCCCCGCGCGTCTGA
- a CDS encoding xanthine dehydrogenase family protein subunit M — MREFGYERVFDVSGAIAVLGTDPQARFLGGGTNLVDLMKAGVERPALLVDVQELPLDTIEFTPEGGLRIGATVTNSDLAAHPEVRRHYPALAQALLAGASGQLRNMATVGGNLLQRTRCGYFTDLAKPCNKRVPGSGCPAVAGEHHNHAILGASEHCVATHPSDMAVALAAFDAVVSYETADGPGELPIARFYLPVGGTPHIETALPPGALVTGVTLPPAAVAAHSRYRKVRERASYAFAVGSVAAALDVRDGVVAEVRLAFGAVASRPWRARAAERALTGGPASAEAFASAADAELAAAEVLPENGYKVTLIRNLVVAVLSELAEEAAR, encoded by the coding sequence ATGAGGGAATTCGGCTACGAGCGCGTCTTCGACGTCTCCGGGGCAATCGCGGTGCTCGGCACCGACCCGCAGGCTCGCTTTCTCGGCGGCGGCACCAACCTGGTGGACCTGATGAAGGCCGGTGTGGAGCGCCCGGCGCTCCTCGTCGACGTCCAGGAACTGCCGCTGGACACGATCGAGTTCACCCCGGAGGGCGGCCTGCGCATCGGTGCGACCGTCACCAACAGCGACCTCGCCGCCCACCCCGAGGTGCGGCGGCACTACCCGGCGCTGGCGCAGGCGCTCCTGGCCGGCGCCTCCGGACAGCTGCGCAACATGGCCACCGTCGGCGGGAACCTGCTCCAGCGGACCCGCTGCGGCTACTTCACCGACCTCGCCAAGCCGTGCAACAAGCGGGTTCCGGGCAGCGGTTGCCCGGCCGTCGCGGGCGAGCACCACAACCACGCGATCCTCGGCGCGTCCGAACACTGCGTGGCCACCCACCCCTCGGACATGGCCGTCGCGCTCGCCGCGTTCGACGCCGTCGTCTCCTACGAGACGGCCGACGGGCCCGGCGAACTGCCGATCGCCCGGTTCTACCTGCCGGTGGGCGGCACCCCGCACATCGAGACCGCCCTGCCGCCGGGCGCCCTCGTCACCGGAGTCACTCTGCCGCCGGCCGCCGTCGCCGCGCACTCCCGGTACCGCAAGGTGCGCGAACGCGCCTCTTACGCCTTCGCGGTCGGCTCCGTCGCCGCCGCGCTCGACGTCCGGGACGGCGTCGTGGCCGAGGTGCGCCTCGCGTTCGGGGCGGTCGCGTCCCGGCCGTGGCGGGCCCGCGCCGCCGAGCGGGCGCTGACCGGCGGACCGGCGAGCGCCGAGGCGTTCGCCTCGGCCGCGGACGCCGAGCTGGCAGCGGCCGAGGTGCTCCCGGAGAACGGGTACAAGGTGACACTGATCCGCAACCTGGTGGTGGCCGTGCTGAGCGAACTCGCCGAGGAGGCAGCCCGATGA
- a CDS encoding (2Fe-2S)-binding protein has translation MAPSTSSAITLNINGEKYTLPVDHRTTLLDALRERLDLTGTKKGCDQGQCGACTVLLDGRRAVSCLQLAVAAEGREITTIEGVADGDRLHPVQQAFLDLDGYQCGYCTPGQICSALAVIEEHAAGWPSAVTDDVRPEAGVPALTAEEIRERMSGNLCRCGAYVSIVRAVASAAAASADGVKEPVA, from the coding sequence ATGGCCCCATCGACGTCCAGTGCGATCACCCTGAACATCAATGGCGAAAAGTACACGCTGCCTGTCGACCATCGCACCACCCTGCTCGACGCCCTGCGCGAGCGTCTCGATCTGACCGGCACCAAGAAGGGCTGCGACCAGGGGCAGTGCGGTGCCTGCACGGTGCTGCTCGACGGACGCAGAGCCGTGTCCTGCCTGCAACTCGCGGTCGCGGCCGAGGGGCGCGAGATCACCACCATCGAAGGCGTCGCCGACGGGGACCGGCTGCACCCGGTCCAGCAGGCCTTCCTCGACCTCGACGGCTACCAGTGCGGCTACTGCACCCCGGGCCAGATCTGCTCCGCCCTCGCGGTGATCGAGGAACACGCGGCGGGCTGGCCGAGCGCCGTCACCGACGACGTCCGGCCGGAAGCGGGAGTGCCCGCGCTCACCGCCGAGGAGATCCGCGAGCGGATGAGCGGCAACCTCTGCCGCTGCGGCGCCTACGTGTCGATCGTACGAGCGGTCGCGAGCGCCGCGGCGGCCTCCGCCGACGGGGTCAAGGAGCCGGTCGCATGA
- a CDS encoding TetR/AcrR family transcriptional regulator translates to MQDGKSAPLRPDAQRNRERILEVALAELTLAADAPVSVIAKKAGVGQGTFYRNFPNREALVLEVYRYEMQQVAGSAAQLLLTHDPDRALREWMDRLAQFAMAKAGLAEALRMTVSRQGGLARLGHGPVTGAVTLLLDANERAGTIRPGLTAEDFLLAIAGLWQIDPHSDWQPRAGRLLDLVMDGLRAGASGGSRPARDPNAEA, encoded by the coding sequence GTGCAGGACGGTAAGAGCGCCCCGCTGCGTCCGGACGCACAGCGCAATCGCGAACGCATCCTGGAAGTCGCGCTGGCCGAGCTGACACTGGCCGCGGACGCACCGGTGAGCGTGATCGCCAAGAAGGCCGGCGTCGGGCAGGGGACGTTCTACCGCAACTTCCCCAACCGGGAGGCGCTCGTCCTGGAGGTCTACCGCTACGAGATGCAGCAGGTGGCCGGCTCCGCGGCCCAGTTGCTCCTCACCCACGATCCCGACCGGGCCCTGCGCGAGTGGATGGACCGGCTCGCGCAGTTCGCCATGGCCAAGGCCGGTCTGGCCGAGGCGCTGCGCATGACGGTCAGCCGGCAGGGCGGCCTGGCCAGGCTGGGCCACGGCCCGGTGACCGGGGCGGTCACGCTCCTGCTGGACGCCAACGAGAGGGCAGGCACCATCCGTCCGGGGCTGACCGCCGAGGACTTCCTGCTCGCCATCGCCGGGCTCTGGCAGATCGACCCGCACAGCGACTGGCAGCCGCGCGCCGGCCGGCTGCTGGACCTCGTGATGGACGGGCTGCGGGCCGGTGCGTCCGGCGGGAGCCGCCCGGCGCGTGATCCGAACGCAGAGGCGTAA
- a CDS encoding molybdopterin-binding protein, giving the protein MPSYSIGQAAELLAVSPETVRRWADGGHLAMDRGGSGNRVIDGVSLAGFAMERAAGLHPVPGEVLTSVRNSFAGIVVAVTADDVVAQVEIQSGPHRLVSLISRESVDELGLAVGVMATARVKSTNVHIDRPGTRD; this is encoded by the coding sequence GTGCCCTCGTACAGCATTGGCCAGGCCGCGGAGCTGCTGGCCGTCAGTCCCGAGACCGTCCGCCGCTGGGCCGACGGCGGCCACCTCGCCATGGACCGGGGCGGCTCGGGAAACCGGGTGATCGACGGTGTGAGCCTCGCGGGTTTCGCCATGGAGCGTGCCGCCGGGCTGCATCCGGTACCCGGGGAGGTGCTGACGTCGGTCCGGAACTCCTTCGCCGGAATCGTCGTCGCGGTGACGGCCGACGACGTGGTGGCGCAGGTCGAGATCCAGTCGGGGCCGCACCGGCTGGTGTCCCTGATCAGCCGCGAGTCGGTGGACGAACTCGGCCTGGCGGTCGGGGTCATGGCCACGGCCCGGGTGAAGTCGACGAACGTGCACATCGACCGGCCGGGCACCCGGGACTGA
- a CDS encoding PucR family transcriptional regulator — MHVEHLLQLESLGLTLLWGEEPLPVREISGVTATDLEDPARFLQRGEIVLSGLVWWRPTDEPEKAERFVTALRTAGAVALLAGEETHGTVPEILVDACRTHGVTLVAVPARTSFRSITEAVYLRQWGDLSRRPTHHYATPENVRNELSALLAAGADPDTLLDRAFAHLGTPPAYLLSATGRTLARTPSAPPLTARRGAERLHGPTGVTLRIESDGSPYDVWYLYVPDTAGAPPRVLHEIADVLAQHRHRAAPGENAARRRGDELVSLVEAPHTDGTSLRVALHGCGLSGTGPYRVIAARPAPEDDAGAAADALAEALRHDPGRPFAVGRLTGGVAVAVVQGEPGDTEGRLRELWPVLDGCHPGGALHGGVGAVAAGPEELHGSLVQARYALTASRATGPAAAGLTSVDDLTTLRTLLAGLPGEVREVFSARTLGPLIDGDGASQRMMLHTLEVFLAHNCSWARAAEALHLHVNTVHYRVRRIEQLTGRDLSRLDHRLDLQAALMCR; from the coding sequence ATGCACGTCGAACACCTTCTCCAGCTCGAATCGCTCGGCCTCACCCTGCTGTGGGGCGAGGAACCCCTGCCGGTCCGGGAGATCAGCGGGGTCACCGCCACCGACCTGGAGGACCCGGCCCGCTTCCTCCAGCGGGGGGAGATCGTGCTCAGCGGCCTGGTGTGGTGGCGCCCCACCGACGAGCCCGAGAAGGCGGAACGGTTCGTCACCGCACTCCGGACGGCCGGAGCCGTAGCCCTGCTCGCGGGCGAGGAGACACACGGCACGGTGCCCGAGATCCTGGTCGACGCCTGCCGGACCCACGGCGTCACCCTCGTCGCCGTCCCGGCGCGCACCAGCTTCCGGTCCATCACCGAGGCGGTCTACCTGCGGCAGTGGGGCGATCTCAGCCGCCGCCCGACCCACCACTACGCGACCCCGGAGAACGTACGCAACGAACTCAGTGCCCTGCTCGCGGCCGGCGCGGACCCCGACACGCTGCTCGACCGGGCCTTCGCTCACCTGGGCACCCCGCCCGCCTACCTCCTCAGCGCGACCGGACGCACCCTCGCACGCACCCCGTCGGCCCCGCCGCTGACCGCGCGGCGCGGCGCGGAACGCCTGCACGGGCCCACCGGGGTGACCCTGCGCATCGAGTCGGACGGGTCCCCCTACGACGTCTGGTACCTCTACGTCCCCGACACGGCAGGGGCGCCGCCCCGCGTGCTGCACGAGATAGCCGACGTGCTCGCCCAGCACCGGCACCGCGCCGCCCCCGGCGAGAACGCGGCACGCCGTAGGGGCGACGAGCTCGTCTCGCTCGTCGAGGCCCCGCACACCGACGGGACGTCACTGCGCGTCGCGCTCCACGGCTGCGGCCTCTCCGGCACGGGGCCCTACCGGGTGATCGCCGCCCGGCCGGCCCCCGAGGACGACGCGGGCGCGGCGGCGGACGCCCTGGCCGAGGCCCTGCGCCACGACCCCGGCCGGCCCTTCGCCGTGGGCCGGCTCACGGGAGGGGTGGCCGTGGCCGTCGTCCAGGGCGAACCGGGAGACACCGAGGGCCGGTTGCGCGAGCTGTGGCCCGTCCTGGACGGCTGCCACCCCGGCGGGGCGCTCCACGGCGGGGTGGGCGCGGTGGCCGCCGGTCCCGAGGAACTGCACGGAAGTCTCGTACAGGCCCGCTACGCCCTCACGGCGTCCCGCGCCACCGGGCCCGCGGCGGCCGGGCTGACCTCGGTGGACGACCTCACCACCCTGCGCACCCTGCTCGCGGGACTCCCCGGGGAGGTGCGCGAGGTCTTCAGCGCCCGGACCCTGGGCCCGTTGATCGACGGGGACGGCGCCTCGCAGCGCATGATGCTGCACACCCTCGAAGTCTTCCTCGCCCACAACTGCTCCTGGGCCCGCGCCGCGGAAGCCCTGCACCTGCACGTCAACACCGTCCACTACCGGGTCCGGCGCATCGAGCAGCTCACCGGCCGCGATCTGTCGCGCCTCGATCACCGGCTCGATCTGCAGGCCGCCCTGATGTGCCGCTGA